Proteins encoded within one genomic window of uncultured Desulfobacter sp.:
- a CDS encoding SLC13 family permease has translation MTPDMIMTMIILVFVICLFVFEWVRVDVVGIMMMVLLPLIGLISPKEAFVGLSSNAVCSIIAVIIIGAGLDKTGVMNKVAKPILALAGKSEAKIMLLVSSTVGIISSMMQNIGAAALFLPATQRISKRVGIPTSRILMPMGFCAIIGGTLTLVGASPTILLNDLMVLGGEKLEPFGLFTQTPIGVCLLITALLYFLIFGRLILPNASGDSGKGATDVLINEYQGVNSLVEMHVPEGAGTTGLLDDLNIRPRFLVTVIGISSPSTRTTNHVPRSYEGINNGDDIAVVGKRENIEQLAKEYGWEIKPALETFAEFLANTNAGMAEVVVAPRSELIGKTLNEVNFKEMYGLNPLVLFKDNRKYYSGLTNIRLAMGDTLLLQGPWEKFHILMNRPKPRSLVFASKLEGEILRPQKAMLAVGWLALALFQIVVLKIQLSVALMSGALGMIITGVLTVDEAYQSVDWMTVFLLAGLIPLGIAFEKTGTAGFIAHTVLSLIGTPTPIVLLAVVGIMASFFTLVISNVGATVLLVPLCMNMAVMAGADPRMAALVVGISASNTFVLPTHQVNALIMRPGGYRTIDYAKAGAVMTILFLAVELAVIYFFYGIS, from the coding sequence ATGACACCTGATATGATTATGACCATGATCATCCTGGTCTTTGTTATCTGCCTCTTTGTGTTCGAGTGGGTGCGGGTGGATGTGGTCGGGATAATGATGATGGTCCTTCTCCCTCTGATAGGACTGATCTCTCCTAAAGAAGCCTTTGTGGGCCTAAGTTCCAATGCAGTTTGTTCGATTATTGCCGTAATTATCATTGGTGCGGGTTTGGATAAAACCGGCGTTATGAATAAGGTGGCCAAGCCAATCCTGGCTCTGGCTGGCAAAAGCGAAGCAAAGATTATGCTTCTGGTGTCAAGCACCGTGGGCATTATCTCAAGTATGATGCAGAACATCGGGGCTGCAGCACTGTTCTTACCCGCTACCCAGAGAATCTCCAAACGGGTGGGGATTCCCACCTCACGCATCCTGATGCCCATGGGGTTTTGCGCCATTATCGGCGGAACGCTTACCCTGGTGGGTGCAAGCCCGACCATTTTGCTCAATGACCTGATGGTGCTGGGCGGTGAAAAGCTTGAACCGTTCGGGTTGTTCACCCAGACACCCATCGGTGTTTGTCTGTTGATTACAGCGCTTTTGTACTTTTTGATTTTTGGTCGCTTAATTCTTCCCAACGCAAGCGGCGATTCCGGTAAAGGCGCCACAGATGTGCTTATTAACGAGTATCAGGGTGTCAACAGCCTGGTTGAGATGCACGTCCCCGAAGGTGCCGGTACCACCGGCCTTCTGGACGATCTAAATATTCGTCCCCGGTTTCTTGTTACGGTCATCGGCATATCTTCTCCCTCCACTCGGACCACCAACCATGTACCCCGCAGTTATGAGGGTATAAACAACGGCGATGATATTGCCGTGGTCGGCAAAAGGGAAAATATTGAGCAACTTGCCAAGGAGTATGGCTGGGAGATCAAGCCTGCCCTTGAAACCTTTGCAGAGTTTTTGGCCAATACCAATGCGGGCATGGCCGAAGTTGTTGTGGCGCCAAGATCCGAACTCATCGGCAAAACTTTGAACGAGGTTAATTTCAAGGAGATGTACGGACTCAATCCTCTGGTGTTGTTCAAGGATAATCGTAAATATTATTCCGGGCTGACAAATATCCGGCTGGCCATGGGAGACACACTGTTGCTCCAGGGACCATGGGAAAAATTTCATATTCTGATGAACAGGCCCAAACCCAGATCTCTGGTGTTTGCCTCTAAACTGGAAGGTGAAATCCTGCGTCCCCAAAAAGCAATGCTGGCTGTGGGATGGCTTGCACTTGCCCTTTTTCAGATCGTGGTATTAAAAATCCAGCTGTCCGTGGCACTTATGTCCGGGGCGCTGGGCATGATCATTACCGGGGTGCTCACTGTTGACGAAGCCTATCAGTCCGTAGACTGGATGACGGTGTTTCTTCTGGCAGGACTTATCCCCCTGGGTATTGCCTTTGAAAAAACAGGTACGGCCGGATTCATTGCCCACACGGTGCTCAGTCTGATCGGGACACCCACGCCTATAGTTCTTCTGGCGGTTGTGGGGATCATGGCATCCTTTTTCACACTGGTGATCTCCAATGTAGGGGCCACGGTGCTTCTGGTACCCCTGTGTATGAACATGGCCGTGATGGCCGGGGCCGATCCGAGAATGGCTGCGCTTGTTGTGGGTATTTCAGCATCCAATACATTTGTACTGCCCACCCATCAGGTCAATGCCCTGATTATGCGGCCGGGTGGCTACAGGACCATTGACTACGCCAAGGCCGGTGCTGTGATGACCATATTGTTTCTTGCTGTGGAGTTGGCAGTAATCTATTTTTTCTACGGCATTTCTTAA